A segment of the Tachysurus vachellii isolate PV-2020 chromosome 18, HZAU_Pvac_v1, whole genome shotgun sequence genome:
GGACTTGTGCAGCAGAGCTTTGTATAAATACTTATTAATGCTCAGTTATTTAATCAAATAAAGCGTACACTTGTTGATATGGTGAGGTTTTCTGTAGGAGTCATTTGACTTTTAAAGACAAGGACGTTTCAAATCTTGGATCacatggaaaataaaaagacaccgtcaaaaatacacaaaagctCACATGGCGTTTATAATAAGTTCTGGTGTacggagggtttttttttcctgatttaaTACACTGTACAACTTTCATACTCTTCATACAGTCTGCATTAGTGACATGAATCCTTGCCAAGTCATCATCATCTGATCTCCAAAACTCACTCAAACCTCCAACACACTTCATACACGTCTAAAAATAAGCTCGTCTGAACAAAACGCCGGCAACGATTCTCTTTTAAAAAGCATACATTATAACACTgacctaaaaaaataaataaataaaatcaggagCTTTATCAAAACGGTGGAGTTTTTACTTCTTTGAAGTTTGAATGATTTCATTGTAGAATAATAAGcataagggatgtggtagctcagtggttaaggtgttgggctactgagcggaaggtcatgagttcaaaccccaggtctaccaagctgccactgctgggcccctgagcaaggcccttaaccctcagttgctcagttgtaagtcactctggataagggtgtctgctaaatgccgtaaatgtaaatgcataaaTGTTTTGTAGCCTCCTGATGGTCCAGATTGTAGGATCCTGTGCTCTCGTTGCTGTAGCCCAGGTTCGATTCCTGGGAATTGAGCGATCACAGATAATGAAGAGGTAAAactcagtgccagtcccaagcccagatGAAATGAGGAGGTTTGCGTCAGATGTTCTGTAAGAACAACAAATCAGAAATGCTTCAATTTGTTTCAAtattctttacttctttctctGTATTCTAATAACACATCGTTCTCCGTCTCCCTTTCACCTCCTCTATCCTTTCCAGACCGACCGACCTGTTTTCCATCATCCGCGTTTCCAAACAAAATCGTCTCCCTTTTACTAAACCATGGTAATTAGActtaaaaaagctaaaaagtgttaatgacttcttgtttgttttgattgtaTGAACAAGAACCTGACTGCTGAATATGGAAACTACTGTATGAACACTGTGACACATGATGTATTATATATAGAACTCGATTTAAATACAACTAGTGTGTTTCCAGGCTCAACAACAACCACGTAGGCCATTTTAGACTTAATATGAGTGATAAGCTGGTTCGCATGCGTTataagtctaaaaaaaaaaaaacacgttgcCGTTCGTTAGGATGTAAAATGTAGCCTGAAACTTGTGCGGAAAAGTCGATTTGTCAAAAGTTTGTTTAGACAGATATGAAAGCAGTGTGTTAGCGTTAAAACATGCTACCAATTCTGTACATCTTAAGATGtcagtgccatctagtggtgcATTGAAGTATTGCAattgtgtgtatactgtatatacacatatatcaCTCAGCCTATACATTTACCTGTATGTTTTTTGGAGTTGAGAAGGAAGTAAAGatcctgaggggaaaaaaaaaaacaacacaacagacaTAAGGAGAACCAGAATCAAACCTTGGGGCTGTACTGTGTTTATACATCATTCATTATATGCAAATGAATAGAAACAAGTTTTGTAATAGAGATCTCTTTATTATAGTGCATTTCTCAGATGTTACAAGATGGGTTAAAAAAgctagaaacaaaaaaagagaaaggaaaatctaagaaaagaagaagaagaagaagaaaaaaaaaaacaacaaccatatgcacactttatttttgcGTTTTTTTTCTCAACATAAACTCTTCAAATTAAAGCTTCACGTCAGAACATAGGGTAGCTAAATGAAGAGGCTagctaaaatacattttcttacacattttatttactctcCAGACAGATGATGCATCGTTCAAAGAAATCAGTATAACGTCATCCACTACAGTAGATCTACAAGACAAGATCGTTTTAATAAAaggcccaaaaaaaaaaaaaaaaaaaaaaaagctagtagACTTTTTGGAAACTGATTAGTTTTGGTGtgttgtttaaaagaaaaagaaagcagaaatgaaAAAGTGAAATATCTGGACAAAAACATCCAGTCGTGGATCTGATGAGGGGGGGCACGTTCACCCGCTGAGACCTTTGGGTTGTTGGTTTATATCGAAAGCAATGTAACGTTTGCAAAAGCCTTTGGAacagagataaaaagaaaataatctgtCAGTTTGTCAAATATCGTCGGTCGCTGGCTAAGACGTATGATgcgttttattgtatttattttttttccaaagggGCTGATAAGTGATAACCCGAGACAAATGAAAGAAGAGGGTGGGGAAAAAGATGAGTGTGTAAAAGCAGAGAGCGAGTGGATTAAACCGGTTACACGGACACGGCGAGGCGAATTTGCACGGATGTAAAGACGACGTCCCCCGATCTGCTTTTATACCGTCGGATCCAGCACTCTTCACACGTTTTATGATCAGTTACAGATTATCGTTCTGCAGCGTTTAAAAAGATGGATGCTTTGACTTTCGCAAGGCTGAAGATGGGGTACAATCTAattatctaattaaaaaaaaaataataaggaaaAGGATGAAAATCAAGAGTGGGAGCAGCTTTAAAACAGCCTCGCTGCTCCTTCAGAGGTCTCCGCTCGGGCTCAAAAACAGCTGCTGAACAAATGTTGACACTTTAAAGCACGAGttcagtaaaaaagaaaaagaaaagaaaaaaaaaatgctgccaTGTCACTAATTAGGACTAAATGGAAATCATGCTTTTATCACTTACTGTTAGCTACATTAGAACACGAGGTGAAATATTTCAACCGCTTTAACTTCCTGTTATCTAGAACTGACGACCGTGTACTTCAGTCAAAAACACTGGGTGTTTTTTTAGGACGCTAGTCAGGCCTCAATATGCCTCAGGAAACAGCAATGTTCATGGCAACCTCATGAGCCTCGTTTCTAAAATAAAGCAAAGAAGGATCTAGGATggataacgttattttattgtctttttcttgctttttttttttttttctcccaaccTGATGCAGGTTACAATGAGTTTCATCATAAGTGGGGCAAAAAACCGTGACAGAGACTCGTAACATCTTAGACATGCGTGACTGTTTTTTTATCATCAGAGGATGgaaatcaagattttttttttttcaatatactACTTTATTCTGTGTGTAGAGGTCAATAAAACATTCAGCATCCTGGGTCATTCTTTGCTTCGTGAAAACCGGGGAGATGTGGGATatgaagaaacagagagacaaagaaagagaaagagagagagagagagagagagaaagggagggagagagagagagaagcgagCTGTACGAGGAGAGCATGTGCATCCAAAGGCACAGCAGGGCTGCTCCCACTCtcacttctctcacacacacacacttccattctggtatgtgtgtgtacacaagtCAGCACTGGGGAGAGCCTCTAAAGTCTACAGaaccaaacaaaagaaaaggatGGATAAAGTGAGTGACCGAGAGACTAAATCCAGTGCCGCCATTctcattgcacacacacacacacacacacgcacatcacacacacacacacacagcacagagagGTGAGTGGAATGGATCATTTAGCGTTTTTCAGCTGGTTGGAGAGCCAGTCGAGGCCTTCGTAGAGCCCGTCTCCGCTGGTAGCGCATGTGGCCTGGATATACCAGTTGCGGTGCCGCAGTGAGTGCAGACCCAGTTTGTCTGTGATCTCTGCTGCGTTCATAGCGTTAGGCAGATCCTGTGGGGGtggagaggggagaggagagagagagagagagagaggaggtgaaACGTTAAAGCTCCATTTTGATAAATATGCtcaaatgaaaatgtcaaagaacaacaaataaaagcacTGTGTGAAGTCGCAGATGGTtaagaaatgaaagagagatgTGTTTGATAAGTCAGCTTGTGGGTGTGAAACCAACAACAAACCAAACCGTGTTATtttccagtgtgtattatgaatattatataaaagcAGAGGACGTTTACTTCTAGAGCATTAACGCGTTACGCTGGACCAAAGCGAGGGCATTTAGCAGAGGGTTTGAGATCAGTTGAAAAAGGTGCTTTAAAAAGGTTTGTATTAAACAGTTATTTAGTGAACAATTCTACAACTGTTTTAAGAGCAAACCTGTAAAAGCCACAATCTGAAGTGTTCTCtactttcctctctctctttctcacactctcacctGTTTGTTGGCAAAAACAAGCAACACGGCATCTCTGAGCTCATCTTCAGCCAGCATCCTTGTCAGCTCCTCTCTCGCCTCGTTCACTCGCTCCCTGTCGTTACTGTCCACCACGAAGATCAGACCTGACAAACACGCACAGAATGAGACACGCAAAACAATTCGTTCTTTCCTTTCGTTTCAATTaaagtgcatgtttttttccccctcaaatACACGGACCGACCTTGTGTGTTCTGGAAGTAGTGCCTCCACAGCGGCCGGATCTTGTCCTGACCGCCGACGTCCCAAACCGTGAAgctaatgtttttgtattcTACTGTCTCTACGTTAAAACCTGCAGAACGAGAAGAAAGAACgtcagagagaaaagagaaatacacacacGAGCCTCTATGCTGAACCGTGAGGGACCGACAGAATGGTGCTTTGTGATATTTTCGCATGCGAAGGCAAAAAAAAGTGAACCAAAGATATATCAAAATCATAGATAGagataatatacagatattatACAGATGTTCAGATGTAGTGTTTTACATGAAAGCAGGTACATTATTTTATCAAActgctttaatttattttttaaaattccaatTTCATAAAACAAATCTGTTGAACTGATTTAGTGGCTGAACTTTAAACAGCGCTGCACATTATATATCGCTGTATATTATACAGCGTCGTTATAGACGCTAACGAGTAAGACACCATTTCCTATATTACTAAGGAGGAGTATCAACCTCAATcataggcaaaaaaaaatctctaaactctattaattaatattgtaatgaaataatttgaatattttagGATGTTATAACAGGATATAGTTTGCGGATCTGCGTTACGTTAACGGCTTCTGGTACGACCGCGTGACGAGCTCGTTTGCGATCCTGttcaattaaatgttaaaatgtatgtaaaatatatcaaaaacaaatatgaatatgCATTTCTATAAAACGAAATAGAAACCTGCTTTAATTGTAATTAGCGCCGCTCACCGATAGTGGGGATGGTGGTGACGATCTCGCCCAGTTTGAGTTTGTACAGGATGGTGGTTTTGCCAGCAGCATCCAAACCCACCATCAGGATTCGCATCTCTTTCTTCCCGAAGAGATTCTTAAAGAGGCCTGCAAACATGTTCCCCATGGTGGAAGATCTGAACGAGACAAAAATCCGAGCTCAGAACAGCACATATGTGTTTGACTGTTTAAATCAGAGCAGTGTGAACTTTGTGAACTGTGACTCTTGAGCAGTGTGGACAAAGCCTAACAGAGCTGTCTCTCTAAATACGTATACAGTAAGCACAAAGCAGGAATGAGGGACGATGATGAATTTTCCAGCTGTAGTTAACAGTACTAGGATGCGTTGGGAAGTGgcttcacacaaaaacaccagTAGTGACAAACTCTTCTGAAACTTATCTTTCTAAGGTAGAACAATTACAGGACGgtgttataaaatgtaaaaataataccGTAAGCCCATGACATTTATTCTAATATTGTGAACACCCACACTCAGGAACGAGCGAGTCGTCACTCGATAATGGCGGATAATCGTACATGTGCCTGCGGCTTGACCCGGTCGCTAATAGcattttcctcttcctcttcttttttttttttttttttggcttctctGCTGTAGAATGTTGGCAGTAGTCTGATTTTGCTCTAGTACAACTAACCATAGAACACAGATATGCTGTTAGAAGCTTTCCTCGAAAATTAGGAACGTTATGTTGAAATGGCAAAGATTGCTGAGTGTCAAAACCCTGTGCTGTGTTTAGGGGAAAAAGGCTAGAGCTCAGCACAGCTTCGCTGATCTAACAgtagagagaagaggaagaacaaTGAGGTCAGTGATGTGGTGAATGTAGGCCACTGCAGGTAACCAGAAACCTGATCAGCCTGTAAAAGGAGACAGCGGAGTTCTGAATTAATCAGACAGGAGGATCGCTTATCTTCTGTCGAGCAGGTTATGAATCCCAGGACAAATCATCTAAAATCGGCCACAGGGCGGCTTCTATGTGAACgcgaaaatattttggaaaatcgatcatattttttaaatcgtTCCTGAACCTCACGGGAGAATGTAGTGAAATGATCAGCTCCTTGCTTTCGTCAGTTTACTGTGGGCTACCGGTGAATAAAAAgtgcacatgaaaaaaaaacgtgcTTTTATAATCCTGCAAGTAAACAGGAAGCACCGCTGCAGGAAGCCATGAGGGTGAGCGCCATGTCTGTAACGGTGCCCTGCTCCCTGCACGGCGtactaaatgttttattctcgATTACGGAAAATGAACAAAACGCTTACGAACAAAACAGGGAGTAGGATTCCCATGATGCGCTGCAAATTCAACAGGGAATACATAGAAGGTAGTGTTTAAGACACGAGACAGCCTGTTCCCAGAAAAACAGAGGAGGACTCcacaaaaaggggaaaaaataaagaaaagataagATGCTGAAAGATCTCTACATTTACAAGAAAACAGACGAACCCATACAAAGAGCTATTAAATCTGACTCTACGATTTAAATGCCAAGTGCAGCTGTGCATCACAAAGGTTACGCTGCCTAGTGCCTGGTGGCTCATGTCGCATGTGGTTTGTCTTGTGGATTTGCACTGTAGCACAGATGACGTGGTAGTAGGGTAaatggggtgggggtgggggttgaGACACAccactaaaatataaaataagatgaAAGCCATCATGTGCCTCCTTCAAAGTAAATAATGGCTGCTCATGATGTGTCATGAGGCAGAGCAACACACAAGCAAAAGTGTTGCATGCACAAGCTCACAGAGTGTCGCTGTGACAAGGGGAGAGAGAACATCTTACCTCCCTGAAACAGAGCACAGCCTAATTTGCACTCTTGGACTGGACAGCCAAGGCCTATTCATGATTTGATATTGGCACAAGAACCGGGCCGCGCTCCCGCCGGGACGGGAACCGGGCCGCGCTCCCGCCGGGACGGGAACCGGCCACAACACTGTATGAATTAGAACTTGCCTCTATATGACATTAGCTTTGCATTCTAATACTCTTAtcaaataagtaataaaaggtAACACTAATATGTACACACAAATGATTTCTTCAGTGCTTTAATGAGTCAAGCATGCTTAAATGGAGGCCAAATAGGCTTAAGGCTGTGAAATAAACCTCGCTGGAGGTTGCAGAAttgcatacaaaaaaaaaaaagaaaagaaacaagaagTGAGAGTGAAAAGACAGACTGGGTTAAAATTAGATTTGAAAGTTGCAAAGACATCTTTTCAGTGGCAAAACTGAAACTATCTGACCCAAACAACAGTTACCACGGTCAGTATTCTCAATAAACCGCATACCATTTATTAAAATCCATCAAACATTTTTAGCACCTTTAAAATTCACCCTTATACCCACAGgtgagattagattagattagatggcAATACTGGCCAGTAAGAGCGGAGTAAATAAGTAAACGGCTACAAGTTCAAATAATGACACATTTCTGTGCTGATATTTGCTGATAAACTGCTCGGCACTCAGACGATGCACTAAGACAACACTGATTACGGCATTAAGACATTAGGTAACTCAAATGTGTACAGGATGGGATATGAGAATAACGTCCAGCGTCCCTGCCATTATCGTGTTTCCATTCTTTCATCATATAGCTCAGTGACGAGggataaaaataacaaacctttaaaacaacaaacacaatgaGAGACAgctttttggggttttttttaggtCATGGTTGTGTATTCAGCTAAACTAATTGTCACAATATAAGATACAGGAAGGCCACAATCACACGCCATGGTAACGTTTCCAGTAACGCATTCAGCATTTTAACAATTGATTACTAATTCCAGTGTTAGCAAAAGTAATTGTAATTCCTCATTTTCTGCCCCTAGTGACAGTAAACTGCTAGGTTTCACATTCCCAACCCATGCGCTGACGAGCGGATAAAATGTCTCTTGAATGACTAAATCTTGCACTTATTCATCAACTGGTTTACATTGGCAGCGCACAGTCGGAGCGAGAGCACAAAACGGCAGCATAGCTATGAGGAAGTGCACTGGAACACTGACTCATActggaaacacacactcacacacaggcatgaAGAGTGTGAGACGTGTAGATTTGCTTTACCACATGCAGACACTGAATACTAATAAGAGATCAGCCTACACATTGATCCACACCCTACAGAAAGGTATAAGTAAGCGGACCTGGCTTCATTTAGCTGGTTCATTTACATACTTAAAGATGTGacagataaaataaatgatagacGTTACCAAAGACACCTTTGTTATTTCCTTATCCAAGTTAATCGAAGCGTACGATCGGTTCCTGAAGTGCCGTCGCAGTGGCGAAAGGAAGTTACAGAAAACACTGAATGCAGTGAcagttttgttaaaataaatatttagataaGGTTTTTCTTATATAGATTATAGTGTATTTCCGCTAAAGATTAAAATCGTTTCATATCCCAAGTATCGGAACAAGCAATAATTAACAACGGAGATATTTCAAATAgttttaaacaaatctttatcgagagtgccaataattctggaacAGTGTGTGCATGAGGAAATAAGCAATAAAAGAGTACAGAGGAGCAACAAATTCATTTCTAAACCGTtcttcaattattattttttttgttctacatTTAACAATCATGTAAAACACTTTGAGTCAAAAAGTACTACGTGCTGGTGTCCACGATTCAACACCAATTTCTAATTgcatatgaaaatatttctagCAGCGGTTTTGTTCACAGGTACCATGAAAAAACTCCATTGTTTATTCTG
Coding sequences within it:
- the arf2a gene encoding ADP-ribosylation factor 2a, coding for MGNMFAGLFKNLFGKKEMRILMVGLDAAGKTTILYKLKLGEIVTTIPTIGFNVETVEYKNISFTVWDVGGQDKIRPLWRHYFQNTQGLIFVVDSNDRERVNEAREELTRMLAEDELRDAVLLVFANKQDLPNAMNAAEITDKLGLHSLRHRNWYIQATCATSGDGLYEGLDWLSNQLKNAK